One window of Nymphaea colorata isolate Beijing-Zhang1983 chromosome 1, ASM883128v2, whole genome shotgun sequence genomic DNA carries:
- the LOC116263995 gene encoding LRR receptor-like serine/threonine-protein kinase FEI 2, with the protein MRMEIWVLLSMVAATGWFRSVASLTPDGEALLEVKMQLNDSQQVLSDWRSSDSTPCNWIGINCDPHDLRVTSIILPYRHLAGTIHPNIGKLTRLQRLAFHGNSLHGSIPPEMSNLTALRALYLRDNRLEGEIPEELGQLPQLLILDLSSNLLNGSIPPSLGHLARLQLLNLSNNFLSGEIPKNGALGAFSNYSFFGNSDLCGHQIGKLCRNAKGFPAVLPVEVNDTETEVTPPRRTSQSLYILLIGGTSAVGLALLLLLGLLWACLSSKYGRFSKTYSKVHKQIEPDSGAKLVIFRGDLPYPPHDIVRRIELLDETDVIGVGGFGTAYKLVMEDNCAFAVKRIDRNREGSDQKFERELENLGSLKHMNLVSLRGYCIFPSAKLLIYDYMIRGSLDTWLHEYTEADPVLNWNARLRIALGSARGLAYLHHDCSPAIVHRDIKASNILLDENLEPHVSDFGLAKLLVDSETQVTTVVAGTFGYLAPEYLHSGRATEKSDVFSFGVLLLELVSGKRPTDPEFVRKGLNIVGWLNTLMRENRLEEIVDKACTCIIPETVVAVLEIAVKCTEANPDDRPSMNVVLQMLEEGIMSPCPSEFYETHSDC; encoded by the exons ATGAGAATGGAAATCTGGGTCTTGTTGAGCATGGTCGCAGCAACTGGGTGGTTTAGATCTGTTGCTTCTCTCACGCCAGACG GTGAAGCACTGCTTGAAGTGAAGATGCAACTCAATGATAGCCAACAAGTTCTCAGTGACTGGAGAAGCTCGGACAGCACGCCATGCAACTGGATTGGGATTAACTGTGACCCCCATGATCTTAGAGTTACCTCTAT AATTTTACCCTACCGACATCTTGCTGGAACGATACATCCGAACATTGGGAAGCTCACCAGACTTCAGAGACT GGCATTTCATGGGAACAGCTTGCACGGCTCAATTCCTCCTGAGATGAGTAACTTAACTGCTCTCAGAGCATT GTATTTGAGAGATAATCGCCTTGAAGGAGAGATACCAGAGGAGCTGGGCCAGTTGCCTCAACTCTTGATCTT GGATCTTTCTAGCAATCTTCTCAACGGGTCGATACCTCCTTCTTTGGGCCATCTAGCAAGATTGCAACTCCT AAATCTATCAAATAACTTTTTGTCCGGAGAGATCCCCAAAAATGGTGCATTGGGAGCATTCAGTAACTACTC GTTTTTCGGCAATTCTGACTTATGTGGCCATCAAATTGGAAAGCTATGTAGAAATGCAAAGGGATTTCCTGCTGTACTTCCGGTTGAGGTGAACGACACTGAAACAG AGGTCACTCCACCAAGAAGGACGTCACAGAGCTTGTACATTCTTCTCATAGGAGGCACGTCAGCTGTAGGTCTTGCCTTGCTGTTACTTCTTGGGCTTCTTTGGGCATGCTTGTCATCCAAATATGGTAGATTCAGTAAAACATACTCGAAAGTTCACAAGCAGATTGAACCAGATTCAG GTGCTAAGCTTGTCATTTTTCGTGGTGACTTACCGTATCCCCCACATGATATCGTCAGAAGGATTGAGCTACTCGATGAAACTGATGTTATCGGAGTAGGAGGTTTTGGGACAGCGTACAAGCTCGTGATGGAAGACAATTGTGCTTTTGCCGTGAAGCGAATAGATCGAAATCGTGAGGGAAGTGATCAGAAATTCGAGAGAGAACTTGAAAATTTGGGTAGCCTCAAACACATGAATCTGGTTAGTTTGAGAGGCTATTGTATCTTCCCTTCTGCTAAGCTTCTCATATATGATTATATGATCCGAGGAAGCTTAGATACCTGGCTCCATG AGTACACCGAGGCAGACCCAGTTTTGAACTGGAATGCACGGCTGAGAATAGCTCTTGGTTCAGCAAGAGGGCTTGCATACCTTCACCATGACTGCTCTCCAGCAATTGTGCACAGGGACATAAAAGCAAGCAACATTCTGCTAGATGAGAACCTGGAACCTCACGTATCTGACTTTGGTCTTGCTAAGCTTCTGGTAGACAGTGAAACCCAAGTAACCACTGTTGTTGCTGGTACTTTTGGTTATCTCGCACCAG AGTATCTGCACAGTGGTCGGGCAACTGAGAAATCTGATGTTTTTAGCTTCGGTGTGCTCTTACTGGAACTCGTGAGTGGGAAGAGACCAACGGATCCGGAATTTGTCAGGAAAGGCTTAAACATTGTTGGTTGG CTGAATACCTTGATGAGGGAAAACAGACTGGAAGAGATAGTCGACAAGGCATGCACCTGCATCATTCCGGAAACCGTGGTAGCTGTTCTTGAGATAGCAGTGAAGTGCACTGAAGCAAATCCAGATGATCGCCCTTCTATGAACGTGGTCCTGCAAATGCTTGAAGAAGGGATCATGTCGCCATGTCCAAGTGAATTCTATGAAACTCACTCAGACTGCTAG
- the LOC116256054 gene encoding uncharacterized protein At1g27050, with protein MNRRKRWRGEGSLQNDIGGSNKPRRPQKAPRWEAAGRGEDDDKKAQLPNTASTSGRDSAVLIVSDLPAGCTVLELKTRFEMFGSVSRVKIEQNLGFGYITFRLRDSAELAIMTSRNPLYPISIGNKQVHVSWANDPLPQWRAGVGLSMQKDGSTSKLLRAEVPLSRHGKTSRRLGDDKLTSRKDPNSIHKGREIIAYDDLL; from the exons ATGAACAGAAGGAAGAGGTGGAGAGGTGAAGGCAGTCTGCAGAACGATATTGGTGGGTCAAACAAACCAAGGAGACCCCAGAAAGCGCCGCGGTGGGAAGCGGCGGGAAGAGGTGAAGACGACGACAAGAAGGCTCAGCTGCCAAACACCGCTTCCACCTCCGGCAGAGACAGTGCAGTTTTGATTGTTAGCGACCTTCCCGCGGGATGCACTGTTCTCGAGCTGAAAACTCGGTTCGAGATGTTCGGAAGTGTCTCAAGAGTAAAGATCGAGCAGAATCTTGGGTTTGGTTATATAACTTTCCGGTTGCGTGACTCGGCGGAGCTGGCGATCATGACTTCCAGAAACCCACTTTACCCAATCTCGATAGGGAACAAACAA GTGcatgtttcttgggcaaacgATCCTCTTCCTCAGTGGAGGGCGGGAGTTGGTTTATCCATGCAAAAAGATGGATCAACATCCAAGCTGTTGCGGGCAGAAGTGCCTCTCAGCAGACACGGTAAAACCAGCAGAAGGCTTGGAGATGATAAACTCACCTCTCGGAAGGATCCAAATTCCATTCACAAAGGCCGAGAAATCATTGCGTATGATGATCTTCTCTAA
- the LOC116256050 gene encoding transcriptional repressor ILP1 — protein sequence MNRAKNFRRRADNDDDEDGGDSLVIKPPPPKPTTKTSTATAAKPKAPSSQPPKRSKLLSFADDEDTSPVASSKSSHKSERHKPQTARSLLSFSADDGGAPASAPHSASRKSALPNSSLHKIVSAKERSAQPSVPSNVQPQAGEYTKEKLLELQKNTRTLGGAKPSLDSKAAEPVVVLKGLVKPAGQEVAPPRKDDAITVESERDGGVKKLGKSDVDKERDSERDSLIPDQATIDAIRAKRERLRQARLLPDYISLDGGSGRGVSADTLRDGEGSSDDEMEFHGRIALLGERSESVRKGVFENVDARSTELGLRADNGDVGIGEDDDDEEKRWEEEQFRKGFGKRVDDGSNRGSVPALPVPGSILQAAQPAPAYTPVVSTASKLVGVTRSLEVMSIHQKAEVATRALEQNFQMLQETYGMTISSMNRTDENLTTSSLHADDLEKSLDAAGERFLFMQKLRDFISVLCDFLQDKAPYIEELEEQMQKLHEERASAITERREADAADAMSEVEAAVNAAMTVFKRRGSEGDIVAAANAAQAALMAAREQRSLPVKLDEFGRDVNLQKRMDASRRADARQQRKLRSELKRGSNVRDGGFHQYIEGESSTDESDSECIAYKSSCDELLQTAKMVFSDATDDYSKLSFVKERFEGWKKHYFSSYRDAYVSLSAPAIFSPYVRLELLQWDPLHAEADFNDMEWHSLLFNYGMPEDASDFDPADPDADLVPGLIEKVALPILHHEIAHCWDMLSTRETRNAVLATQMIITYVPATSKALQELIIAVQTRLSEAISNLIVPTWTPRVISAVPQAARVAAYCFGVSVRLLRNICLWRDILATTILEQLALDELLNGKVLPHVHSIKSNIHDAVTRVERIIASLSGVWSGSGVRGHSSPKLQPLLECLGSLGKELEKKHASGVHMEEVSGLARRLKKMLVELNEYDRARAVMKTFLLKEAL from the exons ATGAACAGAGCCAAGAACTTCAGAAGACGAGCGGACAACGACGACGACGAAGATGGTGGTGACTCCCTCGTCATAAAGCCCCCTCCTCCCAAGCCTACCACCAAGACCAGCACAGCTACTGCGGCCAAGCCTAAAGCACCCTCTTCTCAGCCACCGAAGCGTTCCAAGCTGCTGAGTTTCGCCGACGACGAAGACACCTCTCCCGTTGCCAGCTCCAAATCATCCCACAAGTCCGAGAGGCATAAGCCCCAAACCGCTCGCTCCCTCCTCAGCTTCAGTGCCGACGACGGCGGCGCCCCTGCTTCTGCGCCCCATTCGGCTTCGAGGAAATCGGCTTTACCCAATTCTTCTCTGCACAAAATCGTCTCCGCCAAGGAACGCTCGGCGCAGCCCTCTGTCCCATCGAACGTCCAGCCTCAGGCGGGAGAGTACACGAAAGAGAAGCTTCTCGAGTTGCAGAAGAATACTCGGACCCTCGGCGGCGCGAAACCCTCCTTGGACAGCAAGGCGGCGGAGCCGGTCGTTGTGCTCAAAGGTCTCGTGAAGCCAGCGGGTCAGGAGGTCGCGCCGCCTAGGAAGGATGATGCGATCACCGTTGAGTCGGAGAGAGATGGCGGAGTGAAGAAATTGGGGAAGAGTGATGTAGATAAAGAGAGGGATTCGGAGAGGGACTCTTTAATTCCTGACCAGGCGACGATAGATGCGATTAGGGCGAAGCGTGAACGGCTCAGGCAGGCGAGGCTATTGCCGGACTATATCTCCTTGGATGGAGGCAGCGGCCGGGGCGTATCTGCGGATACGTTGAGGGATGGCGAAGGATCGAGCGACGACGAGATGGAGTTCCATGGAAGGATAGCGTTGCTAGGCGAGAGGAGCGAATCTGTGCGTAAGGGCGTTTTCGAGAACGTGGATGCGAGGAGCACGGAGTTGGGATTGCGGGCGGACAATGGGGATGTTGGAATAGgcgaggatgatgatgatgaggagaAGAGATGGGAGGAAGAGCAGTTTAGGAAAGGTTTCGGGAAGAGGGTTGATGATGGTTCCAATCGGGGCAGCGTTCCGGCTCTTCCTGTTCCTGGTTCCATACTACAGGCAGCACAACCAGCTCCGGCTTACACACCCGTCGTCTCGACGGCTAGCAAACTAGTCGGCGTCACTCGCAGTTTGGAGGTCATGTCGATTCATCAGAAGGCTGAAGTTGCTACCAGAGCTTTGGAGCAAAATTTTCAGATGTTGCAG GAAACCTATGGCATGACAATATCCTCCATGAACAGGACCGATGAAAATTTGACAACATCATCACTTCACGCAGATGATCTTGAGAAATCTCTGGATGCTGCGGGGGAAAGGTTCTTATTCATGCAGAAACTTCGTGACTTCATATCTGTTCTGTGTGACTTTTTACAG GATAAGGCTCCTTATATAGAGGAACTTGAAGAACAAATGCAGAAACTTCACGAGGAACGTGCCTCAGCTATTACAGAAAGACGGGAAGCTGATGCTGCAGATGCAATGTCAGAAGTGGAGGCTGCAGTTAATGCTGCAATGACAGTTTTCAAGAGAAGGGGTAGTGAAGGAGATATTGTGGCAGCTGCAAATGCTGCTCAAGCTGCTTTAATGGCTGCAAGAGAACAGAGAAGTTTGCCAGTAAAGCTTGATGAGTTTGGTAGAGATGTGAATTTACAAAAACGTATGGATGCATCTCGAAGGGCTGATGCTCGGCAACAAAGAAAGCTTAGATCTGAGCTAAAGAGAGGTTCAAATGTGCGAGACGGTGGCTTTCATCAGTATATAGAAGGGGAATCAAGTACTGATGAAAGTGATAGTGAATGCATTGCATACAAATCTAGCTGTGATGAATTGTTGCAAActgcaaaaatggtttttagtGATGCGACTGATGACTACTCAAAGCTTTCTTTTGTCAAAGAAAGGTTTGAAGGTTGGAAGAAGCATTATTTCTCTAGTTACCGTGATGCTTATGTATCATTGAGTGCACCTGCTATTTTCTCACCTTATGTGAGGTTGGAGCTTTTACAATGGGACCCTCTCCATGCAGAGGCAGATTTTAATGATATGGAGTG GCATTCTTTGCTTTTCAATTATGGAATGCCGGAAGATGCAAGTGATTTTGATCCTGCTGATCCTGATGCTGATCTTGTGCCTGGACTAATTGAAAAGGTTGCCCTTCCCATTCTCCATCATGAAATTGCACATTGCTGGGATATGCTTAGTACCAGGGAAACAAGAAATGCAGTTTTAGCCACCCAAATGATTATTACTTATGTTCCTGCAACCAGTAAGGCCCTTCAAGAATTGATAATAGCAGTCCAAACTCGTCTGTCTGAGGCCATCTCTAATTTAATT GTTCCCACATGGACTCCTCGTGTTATATCAGCTGTGCCTCAAGCAGCCAGAGTTGCAGCCTACTGTTTTGGTGTTTCTGTTCGTTTATTAAGGAATATTTGCTTGTGGAGAGACATACTTGCAACCACCATTTTAGAGCAACTTGCACTTGATGAGCTCTTGAATGGAAAAGTACTTCCGCATGTACACAGTATTAAATCAAATATTCATGATGCAGTTACTAGAGTCGAAAGAATAATTGCTTCGCTTTCAGGAGTTTGGTCTGGCTCTGGTGTCAGAGGTCATAGTAG TCCCAAGCTACAGCCGTTGCTAGAGTGTTTGGGCAGTCTTGGGAAGGAACTTGAGAAGAAGCATGCGTCTGGTGTTCACATGGAGGAGGTAAGCGGACTTGCCCGTAGGCTAAAGAAAATGTTAGTGGAGCTCAATGAATATGACAGGGCCAGGGCCGTAATGAAGACTTTTCTGCTGAAGGAGGCGCTTTAG
- the LOC116251942 gene encoding uncharacterized protein LOC116251942 isoform X2 has product MYITRPLSLFKRDPSALSQPPAEGPNSGYLVVLQDQEDEEEEKATKTCCFGLCKDTRCRALPFPQDRILTLRYVEHHGETTVVHSDKTFFFPVLGQPLSSDLYYVIKADGKGKGLVHTCSTEENMRPCCFCRCVRDVKPKHLNPRNVYQQMKIIDRHRCRFTASSLAPDGFPPVCLRRRGWQAYASNLPGNLKLTEANGMNTYLRSRLPDFNFPVSRKGSSIVTVGEWYCPFVFIREIGWELTNVEDQMKASLFYKMSLEQQWVEIFAAERKGSETRMTVNTKFRREEALLGGVEAMVDEGRKEEDGMVWMRSNKSVGGLTGIGLSAVILEKMRNDQGVREGEEAKEVRKVREFDCEKSDQWSEFRCYILLEKYVLKRADGSVVFTCSYRHPHQIKPKWE; this is encoded by the exons ATGTACATCACAAggcctctttctcttttcaagagAGACCCTTCAGCTCTGAGCCAGCCACCTGCGGAGGGCCCTAATTCAGGCTACCTTGTTGTCCTCCAAGACCaggaagatgaggaagaggagaaggccACCAAAACTTGTTGCTTCGGGCTGTGCAAGGACACCAGGTGCAGGGCTCTGCCCTTCCCTCAAGACAGGATTCTGACCCTGCGATATGTGGAGCACCACGGAGAGACGACCGTTGTTCACTCTGACAAGACCTTCTTCTTCCCGGTTCTGGGGCAGCCCCTCTCATCCGACCTCTATTATGTCATAAAAGCAGATGGCAAAGGAAAAGG GTTAGTCCACACATGCTCCACGGAAGAGAACATGAGACCCTGTTGCTTCTGCAGGTGCGTAAGGGATGTGAAGCCCAAGCACCTCAACCCCCGCAATGTCTACCAGCAGATGAAGATAATCGACCGCCACCGTTGTCGATTCACCGCTTCTTCCCTCGCCCCCGACGGCTTCCCCCCAGTGTGCTTGCGCAGACGCGGCTGGCAAGCTTATGCTTCAAACCTGCCGGGAAACCTAAAGTTAACCGAAGCCAATGGCATGAACACCTACCTCAGATCAAGGCTGCCGGATTTCAACTTCCCGGTATCACGGAAGGGCTCCAGCATCGTCACCGTGGGAGAATGGTACTGCCCGTTCGTGTTCATACGAGAAATTGGTTGGGAGCTGACAAATGTGGAGGATCAAATGAAAGCGAGTTTGTTTTACAAGATGAGCCTTGAGCAGCAATGGGTTGAGATCTTTGCGGCAGAGAGGAAGGGAAGCGAGACAAGGATGACAGTTAATACGAAATTCCGGAGGGAAGAAGCTTTGCTTGGTGGGGTGGAGGCCATGGTGGATgaagggaggaaagaagaagatggtatgGTGTGGATGAGAAGCAACAAGAGTGTGGGAGGCTTGACTGGAATTGGATTGAGCGCAGTGATCCTGGAGAAGATGAGAAACGATCAGGGagtgagagaaggagaggaggcGAAGGAGGTGAGGAAGGTGAGAGAGTTCGATTGCGAGAAGAGTGACCAGTGGAGTGAGTTCAGATGCTATATTCTTTTGGAGAAGTATGTGTTGAAGAGGGCAGATGGGAGTGTGGTATTCACTTGCAGTTACAGGCATCCCCATCAAATTAAGCCCAAATGGGAGTGA
- the LOC116251942 gene encoding uncharacterized protein LOC116251942 isoform X1: MYITRSLSLFKRDPSALCLPPAEGPNSGYLVVHQDQEDEEEEKATKTYCFGLCKDTRCRALPFPQDRILTLQYVESLGQTAAVHLDKTFFFPVLGQPLSSDLYYVVKADGKGKGLVHTCSTEENMRPCCFCRCIRDVKPKLFNPSNVYQQMKIIDRHRCQFTASSLAPDGFPPECLRRRGWEALASNLPGNLKLTEANGMNTHLRSRLPDFNFPVSRKGSSIATVGEWYCPFVFIREIGGELTNVEDQMKASLFYKMSLEQQWVEIFAAERKGSETRMTVNTKFRREEALLGGVEAMVDEGRKEEDGMVWMRSNKSVGGLSGIGLSAVILEKMRNEQGLREGEEAKEVREVREFDCENSDQWNEFRCYILLEKYVLKRADGSVVFTCSYRHPHQINPKWE; this comes from the exons ATGTACATCACAaggtccctttctcttttcaaaagagACCCTTCAGCTCTGTGCCTGCCACCTGCGGAGGGCCCTAATTCAGGCTACCTTGTTGTCCACCAAGACCaggaagatgaggaagaggagaaggccACCAAAACTTATTGCTTCGGGCTGTGCAAGGACACCAGGTGCAGGGCTCTGCCCTTCCCTCAAGACAGGATTCTAACCCTGCAATATGTGGAGAGTCTGGGACAGACGGCCGCTGTTCACCTTGACAAGACCTTCTTCTTCCCGGTTCTGGGACAGCCCTTGTCATCCGACCTCTATTATGTCGTAAAAGCAGATGGCAAAGGAAAAGG GTTAGTCCACACATGCTCCACGGAAGAGAACATGAGACCCTGTTGCTTCTGCAGATGCATAAGGGATGTGAAGCCCAAGCTATTCAACCCCAGCAATGTCTACCAGCAGATGAAGATAATCGACCGCCACCGTTGTCAATTCACCGCTTCTTCCCTCGCCCCCGACGGCTTCCCCCCAGAGTGCTTGCGCAGACGCGGCTGGGAAGCTCTTGCTTCAAACCTGCCGGGAAACCTGAAGTTAACCGAAGCGAATGGCATGAACACCCATCTCAGATCAAGGCTGCCCGATTTCAACTTCCCGGTATCACGGAAGGGCTCCAGCATCGCCACCGTGGGAGAATGGTACTGCCCGTTCGTGTTCATACGAGAAATTGGTGGGGAGCTGACAAATGTGGAGGATCAAATGAAAGCGAGTTTGTTTTACAAGATGAGCCTTGAACAGCAATGGGTTGAGATCTTTGCGGCAGAGAGGAAGGGAAGCGAGACGAGGATGACGGTTAATACGAAATTCCGGAGGGAAGAAGCTTTGCTTGGTGGGGTGGAGGCCATGGTGGATgaagggaggaaagaagaagatggtatgGTGTGGATGAGAAGCAACAAGAGTGTGGGAGGCTTGAGTGGAATTGGATTGAGCGCAGTGATCCTGGAGAAGATGAGAAACGAGCAGGGActgagagaaggagaggaggcGAAGGAGGTGAGGGAGGTGAGAGAGTTCGATTGTGAGAACAGTGACCAGTGGAATGAGTTCAGATGCTATATTCTTTTGGAGAAGTATGTGTTGAAGCGGGCAGATGGCAGTGTGGTGTTCACTTGCAGTTATAGGCATCCCCATCAAATTAATCCCAAATGGGAGTGA
- the LOC116251942 gene encoding uncharacterized protein LOC116251942 isoform X3, with product MYITRSLSLFKRDPSALCLPPAEGPNSGYLVVHQDQEDEEEEKATKTYCFGLCKDTRCRALPFPQDRILTLQYVESLGQTAAVHLDKTFFFPVLGQPLSSDLYYVVKADGKGKGLVHTCSTEENMRPCCFCRCIRDVKPKLFNPSNVYQQMKIIDRHRCQFTASSLAPDGFPPECLRRRGWEALASNLPGNLKLTEANGMNTHLRSRLPDFNFPVSRKGSSIATVGEWYCPFVFIREIGGELTNVEDQMKASLFYKMSLEQQWVEIFAAERKGSETRMTVNTKFRREEALLGGVEAMVDEGRKEEDGMVWMRSNKSVGGLSGIGLSAVILEKMRNEQGLREGEEAKEVREVREFDCENSDQWNEFRCYILLEKYVLKRADGSVVFTCSYRHPHQIKPKWE from the exons ATGTACATCACAaggtccctttctcttttcaaaagagACCCTTCAGCTCTGTGCCTGCCACCTGCGGAGGGCCCTAATTCAGGCTACCTTGTTGTCCACCAAGACCaggaagatgaggaagaggagaaggccACCAAAACTTATTGCTTCGGGCTGTGCAAGGACACCAGGTGCAGGGCTCTGCCCTTCCCTCAAGACAGGATTCTAACCCTGCAATATGTGGAGAGTCTGGGACAGACGGCCGCTGTTCACCTTGACAAGACCTTCTTCTTCCCGGTTCTGGGACAGCCCTTGTCATCCGACCTCTATTATGTCGTAAAAGCAGATGGCAAAGGAAAAGG GTTAGTCCACACATGCTCCACGGAAGAGAACATGAGACCCTGTTGCTTCTGCAGATGCATAAGGGATGTGAAGCCCAAGCTATTCAACCCCAGCAATGTCTACCAGCAGATGAAGATAATCGACCGCCACCGTTGTCAATTCACCGCTTCTTCCCTCGCCCCCGACGGCTTCCCCCCAGAGTGCTTGCGCAGACGCGGCTGGGAAGCTCTTGCTTCAAACCTGCCGGGAAACCTGAAGTTAACCGAAGCGAATGGCATGAACACCCATCTCAGATCAAGGCTGCCCGATTTCAACTTCCCGGTATCACGGAAGGGCTCCAGCATCGCCACCGTGGGAGAATGGTACTGCCCGTTCGTGTTCATACGAGAAATTGGTGGGGAGCTGACAAATGTGGAGGATCAAATGAAAGCGAGTTTGTTTTACAAGATGAGCCTTGAACAGCAATGGGTTGAGATCTTTGCGGCAGAGAGGAAGGGAAGCGAGACGAGGATGACGGTTAATACGAAATTCCGGAGGGAAGAAGCTTTGCTTGGTGGGGTGGAGGCCATGGTGGATgaagggaggaaagaagaagatggtatgGTGTGGATGAGAAGCAACAAGAGTGTGGGAGGCTTGAGTGGAATTGGATTGAGCGCAGTGATCCTGGAGAAGATGAGAAACGAGCAGGGActgagagaaggagaggaggcGAAGGAGGTGAGGGAGGTGAGAGAGTTCGATTGTGAGAACAGTGACCAGTGGAATGAGTTCAGATGCTATATTCTTTTGGAGAAGTATGTGTTGAAGCGGGCAGATGGCAGTGTGGTGTTCACTTGCAGTTATAG GCATCCCCATCAAATTAAGCCCAAATGGGAGTGA
- the LOC116251586 gene encoding uncharacterized protein LOC116251586, translating into MYITRPLSLFKRDPSASGLLPPEGPHSGYLVLRDQVDELGERGTETCCFGFCEDDDVTALPFPQDKLLAVKYAQSTGETKTYYDDNAFFLPVLGQPLSSNLYYVVKADGRKTKGLVYACSTEENMSACCFCKCVEDVKPTRLNPNNVYQQMKIISRRRGFATESVAPNGFPPEFLRRKGWRVSASALPGDLKLMEADGLNASLRLRLPDFDFQISQKGSNIVTVGEWYCPFVFIEEIGGGLAIVKDQMKASVYYKITLEQQWVEIFKAGRKENETTVAVNTSICREEALLGGVEAIVDEERRKEDGMVLMRGRNSVGGLTGIGLSTVVLEKMRNEQMMREGVEKEVRVVRDFDCEQSDQWNEFGCYVLSERYMLKKADGSVVFTCCFKHPHQIRPKWE; encoded by the exons ATGTATATTACAAGACCTCTTTCTCTATTCAAGAGAGACCCTTCAGCTTCGGGGCTACTGCCGCCGGAGGGTCCTCACTCAGGTTACCTCGTCCTCCGGGACCAAGTTGATGAGCTAGGGGAGAGGGGCACGGAAACGTGTTGCTTTGGCTTCTGCGAGGACGACGACGTTACTGCTCTGCCCTTCCCTCAAGACAAGCTGCTGGCCGTGAAATATGCCCAGAGCACGGGAGAGACGAAAACCTACTACGATGACAATGCTTTCTTCCTCCCCGTTCTTGGGCAGCCCTTATCATCCAACCTCTATTATGTTGTTAAAGCAGACGGCCGAAAAACAAAAGG GTTGGTCTACGCATGTTCCACGGAAGAGAACATGAGCGCATGCTGCTTCTGCAAATGCGTGGAAGACGTGAAGCCCACGCGCCTCAACCCCAACAACGTCTACCAGCAGATGAAGATAATCAGCCGCCGTCGTGGATTCGCGACCGAATCTGTTGCACCTAATGGCTTCCCACCTGAGTTTTTACGCCGAAAAGGATGGAGAGTATCTGCATCTGCGCTGCCGGGCGACCTGAAGTTAATGGAAGCTGATGGCTTGAACGCCTCACTCAGATTAAGACTGCCGGATTTTGACTTCCAGATATCGCAGAAGGGATCCAACATCGTGACAGTGGGAGAATGGTACTGCCCATTCGTGTTCATTGAAGAGATCGGTGGGGGTCTGGCAATTGTCAAGGATCAGATGAAAGCGAGTGTGTATTACAAAATAACTCTTGAGCAGCAGTGGGTTGAGATTTTTAAAGCaggaaggaaggaaaatgaGACTACGGTTGCAGTTAACACGAGCATCTGCAGGGAAGAGGCTCTGCTTGGTGGGGTGGAGGCCATTGTGGACGAGGAGAGGAGAAAAGAAGATGGTATGGTATTGATGAGGGGTAGAAACAGTGTGGGAGGCTTGACTGGGATTGGATTGAGCACAGTGGTCCTGGAGAAGATGAGAAATGAGCAGATGATGAGAGAGGGGGTGGAGAAGGAAGTGAGGGTGGTGAGAGATTTTGACTGTGAGCAGAGTGATCAGTGGAATGAGTTTGGATGTTATGTTCTATCAGAGAGGTATATGTTGAAGAAGGCTGATGGCAGTGTGGTGTTCACTTGCTGTTTCAAGCATCCCCATCAAATTCGGCCAAAGTGGGAGTGA